The following DNA comes from Occultella kanbiaonis.
AGCTCGCGGCCGTTCAGGGTCGCGTCGCCCAGTCCGGTGATGCCCTCGTCGGTGGTGAGCTGCAGGGTGACGAAGTTCCGGCCGGGGCTGGTGACGACGACCTTCGCGTCGACGATCTTCATGGGGGCTCTTCCTGTGTGGTTCGGGTGGGGTAGGGGGTGCGGCCGGCGGCGTGCCTGGACCGGGCGTGCCGCTCAGCCCTTCGTGGCGCCGGCGGTGAGCCCAGCCACGAGGTAGCGCTGGCCGAACACGGCGGCCAGGATGACCGGCACCGTCATGAGCGTGGCGGCGGCCATCAGGCCACCCCAGTCCGTGCTGGCGTAGGAGATGAAGTTGAACAGCGTGACGGGCATCGTCATGGTGTCCTCGTCGGCCAGGATCAGCGCGAACATGAAGTTGTTCCAGCTCCCGATGAAGGCGAGCACGGCGGCCGCCGCGGTGCCCGGCGCGGCGAGCGGCAGCGCGATCCGCAGGAACGACCCGAACGCACTCAGACCGTCGGTGCGGGCGGCCTCCTCGAGTTCGATCGGCAGACCCTCGAAGAAGCCGATCATGATCCACAGGATCAGCGGGACCGCGACGAACATGTGGCTCAGGACCAGCACCGTGTAGCTGCCCACCAGCCCGAGCTGGGCGAACAGGTAGTACCAGGGCACCAGCAGTGAGATGGCCGGGACGATCCGGGCGACCAGGACGAGTGACCCGGTCCGGCCCATCGAGAACCGGCCGACCGCCCACGCGGCCGGCACGGCCAGCACCGCACTGATGGCCGTGGACAGCACCCCGACGATCAGCGAGTTCAGCATCGAGCCGAGGATCGCGCCGTCGGCGAACGCGCTGCGGAAGTTCTCCAGGGTGGGGGAGAAGATCAGCCCCACGTTCGGGTCCGTCACCTGCACGTTCGTCTTGAACGCGGCCGCGATCATCCAGATGATCGGAAGCGCCACGATGAGACAGACCACGGCGATCGTCACGCCACGTAGCCAACCCCAGAGGCGGCGCCGCCGACCACGGCGGCGAGGCACCGCCGTCGGGCGTCGGGTGCCGGACGGCACGGACGTCGTGCCCACGGTGCTCACGGTGCTCATGCAGAGGTCCTTCCGGTGCGGCGGCGCAGCAGCACCACGACGGCGACGATGAAGATGGTGAACAGGACCAGCACGGCCGACGCGAGCCCGTACTCCTGGTAGTCGAAGGTGAGGCCGTAGGCGTACACGTTCAGGGTCTCGGCCTCGAACGCGGAGCCGCCGCCGGGGCCCTTGGTGGCGTAGATGATGTCGAACGTCTTGAGCGCGTCGACACCGCGCAGGACCAGGGCGGTGAGCAGGGTCGTCCGCAGCATCGGCAGGATGATGTAGCGGAACCGCTGCCAGGCGTTGGCCCCGTCCATCAGTGCGGCCTCCTCGGGCTCCTCCGGCAGCGTGGACAACCCGGCGAGGAGGAGGATGGTCATCATCGGGGTCCACTGCCACACGTCGATGAGCATCAGGGTGGGCAGCGACTGGCTGACCGAGCCGAGGAACTCCTGCGGTGGGATGCCGACGAAGCCGAGCAGGTGGTTCGCGATGCCGTTCGTGGGGTCGAGGATGAGCAGCCAGAGGATGCCGATCGCGACCGGGGTGGCCAGCAGCGGGACCATCAGGATGGTCCGGACGATCTCGATGCCGCGGAACGCCTTGCGCATCAGCATCGCCAGGGCGAGGCCGAGCACCGTCTGCAGGAGCACGGCGCCGACCGTGAAGTACACGGTGCGCCAGACGGCCGGCCAGAACCGGCGGGTGTCGGTGAGAGCGTCGATGAAGTTCTGCAGGCCGATGTAGGCGTTGTTCGCGTTCACCGCGCCGAACGCGTCGGTGAGGCTGAGGTTCAGGGTGAACACCAACGGGAAGATGATCATCAGCGCGACGAAGCCGAGGGCCGGCGTGAGCAGCGCCCACTTCAGGCGGCGGTTCGCCTGCTCGAACGGGATCGCCTTGCGTCCGCTGCGGGTGGTGGCGCGCGCGGCGGGTTGCTCGGGCGCCGCAGTGGGGGCTTCGGTGACGGTGGGGGACGGCATCAGAACTCCCGCTGGCGGTTGTCACGGATGAGGAAGTCGGCGAACTCGGCGTCCGCGTCGGCAGCGACCGGCGGCACGGCCGCTCCGGTGATCCCGGCCACCAGGGGACGGCCCACGATGTCGCGGGCGCGGCCCACCTGGATCACGTCCGGGCGGTCGGTGCCCTTGCCGTTCTCGGCGTTGATCCTCATGGACTCGGCGAGATCGTCGGGGAAGGACGCGAGCGTTGCCGAGTCGTCCCACGCGGACTGGCGGGCGCCGGGAATCCCGTCCGCCTGCAGCCGGGCGACCATCTCCGGGCCGGAGATCCACCGGATGAACTCCCAGGCGTCGTCCTGCAGCAGCGAGAACCGGTTGATTCCGAGGCTCCAGGACGGGATGTTGTGCGGGACCGACCCGGCCGGACCTGCCGGGAACGGCGCGAAGCCGACGGTGTCGATGACCGTCGAGATGCCCGGGTCGAGGAAGTTGGAGTAGATGGCGTCCGCGTCGATGTAGAACGCGGCCTTCCCCTGGGCGAAGATCGGCATGGCCTGCTCCAGGCTCATGTTGGTCACGCCGGGCGGGCCGGTCTCGGCGAGCAGACGGCCGTAGAACTCGTAGGCGGCGATCGCTTCGGGGGTGCCGATACCGGACGCGCCGTCGATGGTGAAGTCGCCGCCGAACGAGTACAGGAAGCTCGACCACTGCGTCACGGCGCCGGAGCGCTGGCCGCGACCGACGTACCCGAAGAACCCGTTGTTGCGGTCGGCGAGTTCGAGGGAGATCTCGAGCATCTCCT
Coding sequences within:
- a CDS encoding carbohydrate ABC transporter permease, producing the protein MPSPTVTEAPTAAPEQPAARATTRSGRKAIPFEQANRRLKWALLTPALGFVALMIIFPLVFTLNLSLTDAFGAVNANNAYIGLQNFIDALTDTRRFWPAVWRTVYFTVGAVLLQTVLGLALAMLMRKAFRGIEIVRTILMVPLLATPVAIGILWLLILDPTNGIANHLLGFVGIPPQEFLGSVSQSLPTLMLIDVWQWTPMMTILLLAGLSTLPEEPEEAALMDGANAWQRFRYIILPMLRTTLLTALVLRGVDALKTFDIIYATKGPGGGSAFEAETLNVYAYGLTFDYQEYGLASAVLVLFTIFIVAVVVLLRRRTGRTSA
- a CDS encoding ABC transporter substrate-binding protein; amino-acid sequence: MTMPPIRRRHGAAERSLSRGAGPVASAKHALSRRSFGALVAATAGAATLSACSPGPRTADPNAPLRIMAINHVWSQAIAEHLPEFEDLVGRRVSMRLLTADQLSNSYNVKLNASATDIDVMMVRALQEQILFTRNGWLADLTDRVEGDAEYDWSDFQEAPRERSVTADKVVSVPIVTERPALYYRKDLLEDFGGAPATLEEMLEISLELADRNNGFFGYVGRGQRSGAVTQWSSFLYSFGGDFTIDGASGIGTPEAIAAYEFYGRLLAETGPPGVTNMSLEQAMPIFAQGKAAFYIDADAIYSNFLDPGISTVIDTVGFAPFPAGPAGSVPHNIPSWSLGINRFSLLQDDAWEFIRWISGPEMVARLQADGIPGARQSAWDDSATLASFPDDLAESMRINAENGKGTDRPDVIQVGRARDIVGRPLVAGITGAAVPPVAADADAEFADFLIRDNRQREF
- a CDS encoding carbohydrate ABC transporter permease; this translates as MSTVSTVGTTSVPSGTRRPTAVPRRRGRRRRLWGWLRGVTIAVVCLIVALPIIWMIAAAFKTNVQVTDPNVGLIFSPTLENFRSAFADGAILGSMLNSLIVGVLSTAISAVLAVPAAWAVGRFSMGRTGSLVLVARIVPAISLLVPWYYLFAQLGLVGSYTVLVLSHMFVAVPLILWIMIGFFEGLPIELEEAARTDGLSAFGSFLRIALPLAAPGTAAAAVLAFIGSWNNFMFALILADEDTMTMPVTLFNFISYASTDWGGLMAAATLMTVPVILAAVFGQRYLVAGLTAGATKG